The Bacteroidota bacterium genomic interval ACACAATGCAGCTGATGGATATTTAATAGAAGTAATGTCATGCCTCAAAACTAAGCAGAATGGCGAATTGAGAATGGAAAATTGAAAATGTAAAATGCAGAATGGCGTCATTCTCCATTCTGCATTCTCCATTCTACATTAGAAATTATTTGCCTTTTTGTGCTTTGCGGCTTTCCTTCATGAGGCGTGCACGCTCCTTGCCTTCGGGGTCGCCGAGGCTCACGCGCAGGTTCACGGGAATGCGGGGTTCGCCTTGGAAATGCTCTAACAGCGAGTCCAATCGTGCCGAATTGCTATTCAGGTTGTTGTAGAGCTTGTCGTCTTTGAGCAGCATGCCCAAGGTGCCTTTGCCGCTTTCAACATCGGTCATAAGACCGTTGATGTTTTGGATCATGGAGGAGCTTTGCTCGGCGATCATTTTGACCGATCCGGCAGCGGAGGCCAAGGAATCGGTGAATTTGGCCGTATTTTCCATCACGCGGGTGATGGTCTCATTCTGATTTTTAATGTTCTTGACGATCTTGTTGGCGTTGCCGGCCACGGCCTGAAAGGTACCCATCAGCGTGTCGACGCGGTAGCTTGCGCGTGAAAAGTTGCGGCTCGTGCTCACGAAATCGTCCAGGATTTTGTCGACTTTGTTGCCGGCACTTTCGTCCATGGTATTGTTGAGCCATCCGACGAATTGCTCCAAGTTCTTGATCAGACCTGCGACATCGTCCTTGATCGGCAGAATTTCGTCTTCGATTCGCTCCTCCAAAGATTGCTCGACTTCACCGACCAAAGTTCCGCCATTTTCAACGATTTGGGGTTTGGTGCCACGCTCGATCCGGATAGCTTTGGATCCCAACAAGTCTGCATTCGCAATGATCGCCTTTGAATCGTAAGGAATTTCAAGGCCTTTGTCGAGCGAAAACCGGACTTCGATCTTGCCCGTGCTTTTGTTGATGTCGATGTTCTTGACCTGACCAACGCGGAAACCGTTGTAAAGCACCGGGTTGCCCGTTCCCAGTCCGGCGATGTTGTCGTAGTAGGATTTCAATTCGAATCCGCTCACAAAGATTTTTTCTCCTTTGAGTAGATTAAATCCGAGGATGAGCAGCGTGACAGCCACCGCCGCCAAAATCCCGACCTTGGTCTCGTTGTTCAGCTTCAAAATAGCAGAGGTTAAAACATTAATTCCGTCGTTAAAGCTAACGAAAAAACCGATGTGGAAAGAATGTCCCACACAAAAGGCTAGATACCCTCAAATGCTAAATGGTTGCTTTACAGCGGAATTCGTTTTTTCGGATGGAAGAAAAAAATTGAAAGATCTCCTCCAATCAGTCCCAAACGACCGCTCCAAGCGCCTTGCGGTCTATTTGTCTCCGCCTGAAGCTTCGCCTTTGATGCCCGTTATTTCGGCGTTGTAATCCCTCACGGCGCGGTAAATGGCACTTGCCATGAAGCTTTTGCCATTCTCCGAATTGAGAAAGGTCTCCTCGTCTTTGTTGGAAATGAATCCGGTTTCGATGAGGATCGCGGGCTTGCTCGCGCGCCACAACACGAGATAACCGGCCTGTTTGACCCCACGGTCGCGGCGCCCGACGCGGTTGGCGAATTGATCTTGCACCTTGAGGGCCATCTTGTTGCTCATTTCAAGGTGAACATTGGTCACGTATTGAAAGAAGATGTAGGCAGGAACCGAGTTGGGATCGAATCCCTCGTAAACTTCCTCATAGTCATCTTCCAACATGATCACCGCGTTTTCCCGCATCACCACGTCCATGTTAGCTTCAGCCTTGTGATTTCCGAGTACATAGGTCTCAGAACCAAAAGCTTCCTTGTTTTTGTTGCTATTGCAATGGATGGAAATGAAGAAGTCGGCTTCGTTTTTCGCGACTTCGCCGGCACGGTTGGAAAGCTCGATGAAGGTATCATCGTCGCGTGTCATGACGACTTTGATCTCCGGCAACTTTTCATTGAGCGTCTTTTTGAGGTCAGTTGCAATGGCCAATGTGATGTCCTTTTCTTTTGCAACCGAACCCAATGCACCCGGATCCTTGCCACCATGCCCCGCATCGATCACGATTGTCCTGATCTTACCGTCGTTGGCAGGTTTGGTCGGCGTGTGGAACGAACTTACCACGAAGCCTGCCATCAGGAGAAGCAACCAATGATACAGCTTGAGTTTTTTCATATAAATAACGAGCGAACCGTTAATTTGGCACAAAATTCGCGATAAAGAGAGAGCTTTTCAATCTATTGATTCCAGAATGCACCGCGTTTTTGTACTTTTTTTCATACATTTTATGCTCCTGCTGTCTTTGTTGACCGTCGGATCATACGCAAACGCGCAGCAAACGGTTCCCACGGACAGCATTGTCGCTCCCGGGGATACAATCAAAAAGGTTGCCAAAAACACCGATCCCAAGTCCGACTCCCTCCAATCGCTGAAATTGGCCGATTTGGAGAAGAAGAGTGACCTCAAAAAGTCGATTACGTACAGCGCAGACGACTACATGGTCCTCGATATGGAGACAAAAACGCTGTATCTCCATAAAAACGGGGCATTGAAGTACGATGAAATGACCCTCGACGCCGACTCTGTTGCTGTCAATTGGGAACTGAATCAGATGTATGCGGATGGATTAGTGGACAGCATGGGACAGAAAAATGGTCGGCCAGCCTTTGCGGAGAATGACCAAAAGTATAGTGCAAATCGAATTGCCTATAATTTCAAGACCAAGCGCGGTCTTGTCACCATGGCACGCACCAAACAAGACGAAAACTATATCATCGGGCAATTTGTCAAGAAGGAGGACGATTCGACCTACTACATCAAGAACGGGCAATTCACCTCCTGCGAATTGGAACATCCACACTACTACATCAAGTCGAGCAGGTTAAAGGTCATTCCACGCAGCAAAATCATCACAGGACCTCTCATGCTTGTGATCGAGGACTTTCCGTTGCCGCTCGTGGTGCCTTTCGGATTTTTTCCCAACCAAACCGGGCACCGGTCGGGGATCGTGATGCCAACCTATGGAGAAAGTGCCGACCGCGGTTTCTTCCTCCGAAATGGGGGTTATTATCTGGCAATCAGCGATCATGTGGACTTGTTGCTGCGGGGTGATATCTTCTCCAAAGGTGGCTATCGCCTGGAAGTTGGCTCGGCCTACAACAAACGATACCGCTACGAAGGAAATTTCCAGGTAGAATATGGGGTGCAGAAATTTGGCGAGAAAGACGACCCTGAAGAATTCCGGAGCGTGCAGTCCAACTTCTGGCTCAAATGGAATCACAATCAAACCATCAATCCGCAGGCAAAATTGACCGCCAATGTGAACGCAGGTTCCTCCGGATTTCTCAATCAGAACTCCTACAATGAGCAGGATTACCTGACGAATACGTTGAAATCAACCATCAACTTCACGCAAAGCTTCGCCAATTCACCTTGGAGACTGAACCTCAACCTGGACCATACCCAAAACACGAATACGAAACAGGTAAGCCTTGACCTCCCGAGCCTTACACTCAACCGTACACGTTTTTTCCCATTCAAGGGCAAAAATGCAACTGGAAGTCCTTGGTACCACAACATCGGCCTGAACTACACGATGAGTGTGAAAAACCAGATTTCCGTACCGGATTCATTGCTTGCAGACATTTTCGGGAATCCGACGGGGAGTGTGACGTATCAGGAGATCAGCAATGGGGATACTTCCCTGGTTTCCAAACCTTCGCTCAGCTTTTTCAACAATGGCATCGGGCAATCGATCCCCATCTCCACACAGTTGAATGTCGCCAAGTACATCAACATCCAACCTAGCTTCAATTACAAGGAGTACTGGTATTTCCGCACGCGGGACTACCATTACCACCCTGACAGCCGCAAGGTTGGCTATACAGATCGCTACGGTTTTGCCGCCGCACGCGATTTTAACTTCTCCGTAAGCACCTCCACCCGGATTTATGGCCTTTTTGGTGGTGGCGGCAAGCGTAAAACAACCGTGCGCCACACGGTACAGCCCAACGTGGGCTATACCTTCAGGCCAGACTTTTCCGATGCCCGTTGGGGATTTTACCAAGAGGTTCAAATTGATTCAACGGGCAAAACAGATCGCTTCAACCGTTTTGCCGGCGGAATCCAAGGTTCTCCAGGTGCAGGAGAGCAACAAGTGGTCAATTTTGGATTTAACAACGTCCTTGAGCTGAAATACAGAACAAAAGTGGATCCGGCAGATACCACCGAAAAGAAAGACCCTTATACACGACTAACCCTGCTGGATGCGTTGAGCTTCAATGGGCGATACAATTTCGCTGCCGAGAAATTTAACCTGGATCCATTTTCGTTTGTTGCGCGCACGAACTTCTTCAACAACAAATTCAATTTCCAATTAAGCGGAAATTTGGATCCCTACGCTGTCAATGATGAAGGACAGCGAATCAATACTTTTCTGCCTGGAACAAGATGGAAGTATCGGCCGAAATCAGTAATCTCAATGTAACTTTTGGAACGACCCTCGCCGCAAAAAAGAGCAAGGTAGCCAAGGCAGCCGATGCAACCCCCGAGGAACTCAGCGACCTCAAGCTCTACCGGGACTTGTACGTTGATTTCAATATTCCGTGGCGCCTCAATCTCTCAGCCAACTTCCTGTACAGCAACACTGGAATCAGGAAGGATACCACCTTTACGATCAACATGTCGGGTGATGTGAACCTCACACCTAAATGGAAAGTCGGCTACACAACGGGCTATGACTTCAAGCAGATGGACTTTTCCTACACGTCCTTGAGTCTCTACCGTGATCTACATTGCTGGGAGATGTCGCTGACGTGGATTCCATTTGGAGACCGGAAGAGCTATAACTTCTCCATCAACGTAAAAAGTGCCACGCTCAAGGATCTGAAATTGACCAAACGCAGGGATTGGCAGGATCGGTTCTGATTAGGAATTGCCGTTTTGGGTGATGTCTTCCGAATCCGGTTGAAATGGTCGAATCGCTTGTCGGTCCTGAATCGGAAGCTCCTCCATCAATTCGGCGACCGTCTTTCCGATCCCAGCGACAAGGAAATTCGGGGCGATTTCAGCCCAAGGGACAAGGACAAAGGCGCGTTGCGCCAACAATGGATGCGGAACGGAGAGTCGTTGGCCGACGATGATTTCGGATCCAAATGCCAAAAGGTCGATGTCAATGACCCGTGGGCCCCAATGCACCGACCGAACCCTACCCAATTGGTTTTCAACCTTCAAGATGATAAAAAGCAATTCTTCGGGCTCCCCGTTGAAGGTGACTTCTACCACGGTATTGAGAAAGGCGGGCTGATCAAGGTTTCCCCATGGAGGAGTTTCATACACCTTCGAAGATTGTACGACCTTGGCTCCTTCGCTTGACAAACGTTCAATTGCCGTTGCCAAGGCAGCCCTCCGATCCCCCAAATTGGAGCCCAATCCAAGAAAAATTCCATTTTCCACGGCACAAAACTAGCAGATTCGATGGCCTTGATGATTGGAGCCCTTCAAAGCAGCGCGCAGGAAACATCGACAGTTATCCACAATTTCCCCGAGCCAAAAATTGATTGAATACTCACAATCAGCAACTTAACAGATACTCTCCACATCAGGATAGTGATTGGACACCCACTTTTGTGGATCATTTGTTGAAAAGTCAGACAAGCTTAATTGCCTTAGAATCGGCAACTTGCGTTCCCCTCAAGGTGAGGTCTATTCTCTAAATCAATTCATGCTCAGGAGAAAACAGATTTACTACTACGATACTGAGACGTGCACGTATCAGCCGCAGAAGTTTTCTTTGGGTTTTTTCCTGAAAAAATCGACTTTCTATTTTCTTTTTGCACTTGTAGCTGCAATCGGCAGCAAGGTCTACTTCGACCTCTACATGGTGCAGTGGAAGTCATCCGATCTGCGCAATGATAACGAGTTGCTGTTGGGCCGATTGAATGACATCAACGGAAAGATTGACCGGTTTGAAAACAACCTCAGCGAGATTTACGAAAAGGACAATGCCCTTTACCTTCCGATTGTTGGGGAACATGTGATTCCACAAAGCCGTTGGAAATCAGGAACGGGTGGCGAGGCGATTTTTGACAAATCCATCAACAATGCAGCCTACAAGACGAATTTGCGCATCAACAACCTTCGTGCCCACTTGTCGATGCTCAATCTGAGCTTGGACAAAGTGCATTCTCGGGCAGATAAATTGGACTCCGAGCTCGGAAATATGCCTTCCATTTTGCCGGTGATGGGTTCGTTGATCAGTGGATTTGGTTACAGGAATCATCCGGTTTCGGGTGCTTCCAAGTTCCATGAGGGACTTGACTTTGCCTGCCCCGTCGGAACGCCGATTTATGCAAGTGGCAATGGCGTCGTTGAAATTGCTGAAACCGGGGAAAGTGGTTACGGTATTTGCCTCAACCTCAACCACAAAAACGGATACAAGTCCAAATACGCGCACCTTTCCAAAATCTCCGTTCGCAACGGACAAGAGGTCAAACGCGGACAATTGATTGCATTGAGTGGAAACACAGGCTTGAGCACAGGCCCACACCTGCACTACGAAGTCAGCTATGAAGAGGTCAAAACAGATCCGATTGACTTCATTTACATGGACCTCCCTCCTACGGAGTACATTCGATTGAAGCTGGACAAAGCTTCCGTGACCAAGGAGGCTGTCAAGGAGAAACTCGTCGCTCCTTCGATGGACTGAAGTTCCAATCCCGACACAAAATTCATTACCCAGAGGCTGAATCGGATGCAAAATCCATTTTTGCTATTCGAATTTGTGCCGGATAGCCGGCGTTAACTACGGTTTTGATCATCAAGGCATCACTGCCCATAATCGAGCCTCACCCCCGAAGATCTCCCTCCCCTATTTTGATTGGCTTCCCTGATGTCGATTCGCCTCGATGTAAACAGGTTGTGCGTCTCCCAAGGCTTTGGTGATGTAACTTGTGGTGTCCTTTTTCCAAAGGCCTTGATTGAGCGAATCAATACCGTCATTTTCATGTGTCTACGCTGTTGCTGCGCAATTGGCTGCGCCGTTTTCCATTCTCCATTTTCCATTTTCAATTCTCCATTCCCATGCAACCTTTTCCCTCCGAATCTCATCTAGGGGTTATCAGTTGGTTGAGCAGACCGTGTCAAAATCGGGTACCATGCTTTGTCGGCTTGAGATTTGCTCTAAATCCTTGGTTTCCTCTTTTATGCATACACTCGATTACAGCGCCAAAATGCCGCGGTTGCAAGTATCTCAGCATCTCCTTGACCGGAAAACGATTTCGGATCGGCTTGAATTGCTCGCTGATTTGACCGAATTGCATTCGGGAGAGGAAATTCAAGCGAATACGATCCGAGCAGCGGCGGCGTCCATTCGTGGAACGCAGGAGCAGTATAACAAGGAATTTCTGACGACAGACTTGGACTCCTTGGTGGATTTGAATCCGGAAATGCGGGTGCTTGCCTCGGAAATCATGGTTACCGGAGATGCCGCCGCATTGCTGGACTTGCTGCAAATCACCCCCAAACCCGTGCTTGCAATGTTGCCGTTACCGGGACTCGGTCCTAAACGACTTCGCACGGTTTGGAAGGAAATGGGGATTTGTGATGCCACAACTTTGCAACATGCTGCCACGGAAAATCGCCTGGTCCACCAAAAGGGATTCGGTCCCAAAACACAAAGCCGGGTACTTCAAAGCCTGTCTCAAGCCCGTGCCAATGCAAAGCATTTCCCCATTCAGGATTTGCGCCCAATTGCCCAACGCCTCGAAGTCGAATTGAAAAACCTGCTGGGGCCAAATGCCAAATTTACCTTTGTAGGGGAATTCAGGCGCGGCCTCACCGTCTGCAATGGCTTGGAGATTCTTGTTGATCCCGATTTTTACCGCGAGATCATCCTGCACATGATCAAGACTCCCGATTATGAAATTTTGACCGCAGGGACTGACCGTGTATTGGCAAAAGTTCGGGATACAGAGATCCATTTCAATTTCATATTTCGGGGGGCAGACTATCATTTGGAATGCTTTCGCAGGTCTGGAAGTGAGGAACATGTAACATTGATCCCGATCGACCAAAACAAGATTTACCGTTCGGAGGCCGAAATCTATGAAGATGCCGGGCTACCCTTGATGCCTGCGGCATTGCGCGAGGGCAAGGAGGAGGTAAAACTGACGCTCAGCCGCAGGTTACCCCAACTCATTCAACAGCAAGACATCAAAGGCCTTTTCCATGCCCACAGCACATACAGCGACGGAAGCGACAGCATTGAGACGATGGCTTTGCGTTGCCGTGAAATGGGAATGGCGTATCTCGGAATCAGCGATCACGGCCCGCTTCATCATGGAAAGTGCCTGACGCCGGAATCCATCTCGGCGCAGCACCGTGAAATCGACCGTCTGAATCAAAAAATGGCTCCATTCCGCATTTTCAAGGGAATTGAAGCGGAAATTCAGGCAGACGGAAGCTTGGGGATGCCCGATCAGTTGCTGGCCACCTTTGATTTTGTCATCGCTTCCATGCACCCCAAGGAAATACTCTCCAAATCCGATGCAACCATCCGCTTGGTCAGGGCAATTCAGAATCCCTACACGACCATGATTGGACATTTGACGGGACGCATGCTGCTCGCCCACGATGGGCAACCCGTTGATGTAGAGGCCATCATCGATGCTTGCGCTGAATATCAAGTGGCATTGGAGCTGAATTGCCATCCAAGCCGGATGGACATTGATTGGCAAATCATTCGCAAAGCCGTGGCGCAAGGAGTTCAGATTGCGATCAACCCCAATGCGCATTCTGCGCTGGCATTGGCTGACTATGAAACAGGCGTGATCGTGGCACGCAAAGGGATGCTGAGCAAAGACTTAGCGGTGAACGCCCAAAATTTGGACGAAGTCGCCGCTTGGCTGGCACAACGCCGTGGAAAGCACTGCGGATGAATTCCTAAATTTGCCGCGATGCGCAAATATTC includes:
- a CDS encoding N-acetylmuramoyl-L-alanine amidase, encoding MKKLKLYHWLLLLMAGFVVSSFHTPTKPANDGKIRTIVIDAGHGGKDPGALGSVAKEKDITLAIATDLKKTLNEKLPEIKVVMTRDDDTFIELSNRAGEVAKNEADFFISIHCNSNKNKEAFGSETYVLGNHKAEANMDVVMRENAVIMLEDDYEEVYEGFDPNSVPAYIFFQYVTNVHLEMSNKMALKVQDQFANRVGRRDRGVKQAGYLVLWRASKPAILIETGFISNKDEETFLNSENGKSFMASAIYRAVRDYNAEITGIKGEASGGDK
- a CDS encoding PHP domain-containing protein — encoded protein: MHTLDYSAKMPRLQVSQHLLDRKTISDRLELLADLTELHSGEEIQANTIRAAAASIRGTQEQYNKEFLTTDLDSLVDLNPEMRVLASEIMVTGDAAALLDLLQITPKPVLAMLPLPGLGPKRLRTVWKEMGICDATTLQHAATENRLVHQKGFGPKTQSRVLQSLSQARANAKHFPIQDLRPIAQRLEVELKNLLGPNAKFTFVGEFRRGLTVCNGLEILVDPDFYREIILHMIKTPDYEILTAGTDRVLAKVRDTEIHFNFIFRGADYHLECFRRSGSEEHVTLIPIDQNKIYRSEAEIYEDAGLPLMPAALREGKEEVKLTLSRRLPQLIQQQDIKGLFHAHSTYSDGSDSIETMALRCREMGMAYLGISDHGPLHHGKCLTPESISAQHREIDRLNQKMAPFRIFKGIEAEIQADGSLGMPDQLLATFDFVIASMHPKEILSKSDATIRLVRAIQNPYTTMIGHLTGRMLLAHDGQPVDVEAIIDACAEYQVALELNCHPSRMDIDWQIIRKAVAQGVQIAINPNAHSALALADYETGVIVARKGMLSKDLAVNAQNLDEVAAWLAQRRGKHCG
- a CDS encoding LPS-assembly protein LptD: MLLLSLLTVGSYANAQQTVPTDSIVAPGDTIKKVAKNTDPKSDSLQSLKLADLEKKSDLKKSITYSADDYMVLDMETKTLYLHKNGALKYDEMTLDADSVAVNWELNQMYADGLVDSMGQKNGRPAFAENDQKYSANRIAYNFKTKRGLVTMARTKQDENYIIGQFVKKEDDSTYYIKNGQFTSCELEHPHYYIKSSRLKVIPRSKIITGPLMLVIEDFPLPLVVPFGFFPNQTGHRSGIVMPTYGESADRGFFLRNGGYYLAISDHVDLLLRGDIFSKGGYRLEVGSAYNKRYRYEGNFQVEYGVQKFGEKDDPEEFRSVQSNFWLKWNHNQTINPQAKLTANVNAGSSGFLNQNSYNEQDYLTNTLKSTINFTQSFANSPWRLNLNLDHTQNTNTKQVSLDLPSLTLNRTRFFPFKGKNATGSPWYHNIGLNYTMSVKNQISVPDSLLADIFGNPTGSVTYQEISNGDTSLVSKPSLSFFNNGIGQSIPISTQLNVAKYINIQPSFNYKEYWYFRTRDYHYHPDSRKVGYTDRYGFAAARDFNFSVSTSTRIYGLFGGGGKRKTTVRHTVQPNVGYTFRPDFSDARWGFYQEVQIDSTGKTDRFNRFAGGIQGSPGAGEQQVVNFGFNNVLELKYRTKVDPADTTEKKDPYTRLTLLDALSFNGRYNFAAEKFNLDPFSFVARTNFFNNKFNFQLSGNLDPYAVNDEGQRINTFLPGTRWKYRPKSVISM
- a CDS encoding M23 family metallopeptidase, which produces MLRRKQIYYYDTETCTYQPQKFSLGFFLKKSTFYFLFALVAAIGSKVYFDLYMVQWKSSDLRNDNELLLGRLNDINGKIDRFENNLSEIYEKDNALYLPIVGEHVIPQSRWKSGTGGEAIFDKSINNAAYKTNLRINNLRAHLSMLNLSLDKVHSRADKLDSELGNMPSILPVMGSLISGFGYRNHPVSGASKFHEGLDFACPVGTPIYASGNGVVEIAETGESGYGICLNLNHKNGYKSKYAHLSKISVRNGQEVKRGQLIALSGNTGLSTGPHLHYEVSYEEVKTDPIDFIYMDLPPTEYIRLKLDKASVTKEAVKEKLVAPSMD
- the folK gene encoding 2-amino-4-hydroxy-6-hydroxymethyldihydropteridine diphosphokinase codes for the protein MENGIFLGLGSNLGDRRAALATAIERLSSEGAKVVQSSKVYETPPWGNLDQPAFLNTVVEVTFNGEPEELLFIILKVENQLGRVRSVHWGPRVIDIDLLAFGSEIIVGQRLSVPHPLLAQRAFVLVPWAEIAPNFLVAGIGKTVAELMEELPIQDRQAIRPFQPDSEDITQNGNS
- a CDS encoding MCE family protein, producing the protein MKLNNETKVGILAAVAVTLLILGFNLLKGEKIFVSGFELKSYYDNIAGLGTGNPVLYNGFRVGQVKNIDINKSTGKIEVRFSLDKGLEIPYDSKAIIANADLLGSKAIRIERGTKPQIVENGGTLVGEVEQSLEERIEDEILPIKDDVAGLIKNLEQFVGWLNNTMDESAGNKVDKILDDFVSTSRNFSRASYRVDTLMGTFQAVAGNANKIVKNIKNQNETITRVMENTAKFTDSLASAAGSVKMIAEQSSSMIQNINGLMTDVESGKGTLGMLLKDDKLYNNLNSNSARLDSLLEHFQGEPRIPVNLRVSLGDPEGKERARLMKESRKAQKGK